One Primulina huaijiensis isolate GDHJ02 chromosome 5, ASM1229523v2, whole genome shotgun sequence DNA segment encodes these proteins:
- the LOC140976393 gene encoding eukaryotic translation initiation factor 5A-1/2, with protein MSDEEHHFESKADAGASKTYPQQAGTIRKNGYIVIKGRPCKVVEVSTSKTGKHGHAKCHFVAIDIFNGKKLEDIVPSSHNCDVPHVNRTDYQLIDISEDGFVSLLTENGNTKDDLKLPTDENLLGQIKGGFEEGKDLVVSVMSAMGEEQICALKDIGPKN; from the exons ATGTCGGACGAGGAACATCACTTCGAGTCGAAGGCGGACGCTGGTGCCTCCAAGACTTACCCTCAGCAAGCCGGCACAATCCGTAAGAACGGCTATATAGTCATCAAAGGCAGGCCTTGCaag GTCGTGGAGGTCTCGACCTCGAAAACTGGCAAGCATGGGCATGCAAAGTGTCACTTTGTGGCAATTGACATATTCAATGGCAAGAAGCTTGAGGATATTGTTCCATCCTCACACAACTGTGAT GTGCCTCATGTGAACCGCACTGATTATCAACTTATCGACATCTCTGAAGATGGTTTT GTTTCCCTTCTGACTGAAAATGGAAACACCAAAGATGACTTGAAGCTCCCTACCGATGAAAATCTGCTTGGCCAG ATTAAAGGTGGGTTTGAGGAAGGAAAAGATCTCGTGGTATCCGTCATGTCTGCAATGGGAGAAGAGCAGATATGCGCTCTTAAAGACATTGGTCCTAAGAACTGA